A single genomic interval of Dromiciops gliroides isolate mDroGli1 chromosome 1, mDroGli1.pri, whole genome shotgun sequence harbors:
- the LOC122735160 gene encoding cytochrome c oxidase subunit NDUFA4-like, with amino-acid sequence MLRMILNQAKKHPSLITLFIFIGAGGTGATLYVMRLALFNPDVSWDRKNNPEPWNKMNPTDQYKFYSVNMDYSKLKKEGPEF; translated from the coding sequence ATGCTTCGAATGATCCTCAACCAGGCCAAGAAGCACCCAAGCTTGATCACCCTGTTCATATTCATCGGAGCTGGGGGCACCGGGGCAACTCTGTATGTCATGCGCCTGGCACTCTTCAATCCCGACGTCAGTTGGGACAGAAAGAATAACCCAGAGCCTTGGAACAAAatgaatcccactgatcagtacAAGTTCTACTCAGTAAACATGGATTATAGCAAACTGAAGAAAGAAGGCCCAGAATTCTAA